TTAATTGCAATTGACTGTAAATCGTTAGCGAAtgaaatgaagcaaaaaaagGTTTAGCTTTGAAAGGTGAGTCAACAGGAATGgaataaatagataaaaaagcTTACCCGTCTTTGGAAAGGGTAACTGTAGAATCATTTTTTGCGAGTGCGAAAGTGTGCCTGCCATCTTAGGCACTGATAGATTTTTAGTAACACTTAATGTTTTTCCCGATATAGCGggaaaaacttattaaattttatttaaactttaccTGTAAACCGTAGAAATAACTTTGAATACAAAAGCTGTTTCACTTAACCTCTATTATCTTCTGAcgcggtaaaaaaaaataaatgagcaTCGCAAACATTAAAGCATCGCAAAAACGCCGCCAATTCACCCTGTTTACCGCACATACATatccctattttttttttaatgaaaatacttCTCCAACTTTACGTGTTTTTTGTACACACATATGTGCAAAagataaactgaaaaaatcaaaaatccaTTCCCCGGTGTGCACTAATGATtctttatgtgaaaaaaaagaaacattaaatCAAGTTTTAGGTACCTAAATAGTCAGTAAGTATACTAATTTCTAAGATAATTATATAATGGAagtaaaactaaataatattgtaaaaaaaaaggtttttgtcTCCATGATCCTTCAGTAATGGGGACACcattaggaaataaaaaaaaacacatactTAAGCGAACATAAAACttaagtttatattttaattgaaactatTCCATAACATCTAGGTGATACAACAGGGTcgaaaaattgtaccaaataAGATTCAGTATGCCCATtttcataaagaaataaaagtcTATCTAATAGCACTACACTTTCAACAACAGGAGCCAACATAGcccttaataaataaaataaatccatttcaTCTTGCCTGTGCTCAAATTTGCTGTAAAGAGCACTAATATCTGTGTCTGATTGTTCTAATGGTAGATTTATCCTTCCAGCAGCCTTTCTTGCATAGTCTACGAAATTAGAACTTTCCTTTCTGAATCTACCCACTTGAGTCTTTTTAACATCACTGGGGGATTGCTGAATAAGGATTTCAAAGATAGCCCTATAAAATATAGTCTTGCTGGGTCGTTCCTTCAGGTGTAAAATTCTCTCTATTGATTGTGCTGCAATCATCCGAGCTCCTCTATTtagtataaattttttttctcttattaaGTTGCTTAAAGGAAATCCTATTCTTTCTTTACCTAAATGTTCAGTTAGATGATTATAACAACAGCTTACATTAcatatcatttttatatcattatgtttattataaattttcaggCAGTTGGCAGCCAAATCTCCACAAGTATGTAATCCTACTAACCCAATCCTTTCCGAGCTTTCAAGAAATATATTTGACACAAGTTCTTTAAAATCAATAGTTTCATCCACATATTTTGTAATCTGTTTATATAAGTCAATGCTAGTTTTATGTGTGTGAACATTTGTCACCACTCCATTCCATACTTTCGATAGTTTATTTGCTCTGTTCACAGCTCCATTTGTGTTTGTTTCTGAGGCATCCACTCCCAGTACTGGAATTTTGTAATGCAAGGCCAACATTGAGCTTAAATAGCCTTTACCATCACCAATATCTATTATGTGAGTTGTATCAGCTATATCGTGTACAGCCGCAACTGCTCCACTTAATACCTCTACCTCATGTGACTTCTTGGGCTTCATGAATATATCAAGTTTGAAGTGAGATATTTGTTTGCAACCTAATTTCTCTAGTCTCGTCCTGAATTGATCAAAAGACATGCAAATTGAAGTGTTTTTGAGACACAATTGCATacttttttgaatatattgaTGTAAATTGGGAAGGTGTTTGGTTTGTTGATCGTGTATTGCCTGGATGGCATTATGAAAACCACAGCTATTCACTTCTTCTTGTATATTTTCTGGAATGTGTTTTATGAATATGTCTTTGTGAAAATAATCAACCATATGAACATTTGCCAAAGCCAAATGTGATTCCAAATGCTGtatagttttttcaatttgttgtACAATTgcacatttatttatttgcattgtTAAAACTGAATTCCTTCCTTCTTgaaatcacttttaatttttaattgagcagcaatttttttatacaacacccttaatttttcaattgcttCAAATAAATCAGTCTCTTCTGAATTTGTATGAGGAAACTCGTCACAACCTTCTTTCAATGCATTTAAAGGCTTAAGAATTTTGCTGGGGATCCTCAAATTCTCTGCATTTTCAATGTAATATTGTGCCAGTGCTTCATAATACCCTAGTTCAGAGCCAAACTCTGCACCGCGGTGATAGCCTAAATGATATCCCTCAATGCTATCTTCTGAAGTGCCTATTTGGTAGCCGTGCTGGTAGGCGTCTTCTATAACTTTTTCTTCgctaaacaaaatatcttcaaaaaccTCATTTATGTCCACTTCTTTAACTTTGGCTGGAAAAAAAAGttccaattttattgttattttggtGTTATTACACTCAACCTGATAAATTGTTTGGCATTATTTGTGTTTTCCTTGGTTCATCAATTTGCATTCTTTTTAATAAccgattttaattattttggcaagtattttctctatttctAACCTCAATTTCTTACCTTATGGTCACTGTTGCCACCTCCACACTGCAAGGCCACATTTCAACTTCAAACTGACTTCAATATAGGAATTAAGGATGTGTTAGCATCGCCTTTGATACGAATGGGTTTATGATATGACTTGTAGATATtgtcaataaattattgtataatACAATAACTATAATGGTGATTTcgataatgttttattatgtatctctatatcattttcaattgtttttatcattattaaaaCTGATCGATTATGGGTTTCTTTACGTTCGCTCCTATACAAAAGATCAGATTAACTTTAATGTgtgttaaaagaaaacaaacataCATATAGCAATTTTGCCCCATTAAGGCCAACAAAGAAAAAGCATCGCATAAAAAAAGTAGTATTCTGATAGAATTTTAACGATAATTTTAACAGTATTTCTGCGCATAGGTTTAGAATTGAAGACACAATAATCACATTATAGTTTCCTTTTAGCCAAAGAGAAGTGCCAAAGGTGGCCCTTACTTAGCCGTCCACCTTCGACGACGCGATTTCTTAAGAAGCAGACCAGATCAAGTTCCTGATTTAGTTTCTGTTGCAGAACAAGTATCCACTAAATTAGAGGAACTTCAACTAAGCAAAGTATTTTTCGCTACAGATGCACCTGCCAAGGGtcagttaatttttataatata
The sequence above is drawn from the Euwallacea similis isolate ESF13 chromosome 22, ESF131.1, whole genome shotgun sequence genome and encodes:
- the LOC136416077 gene encoding probable methyltransferase-like protein 25; this encodes MQINKCAIVQQIEKTIQHLESHLALANVHMVDYFHKDIFIKHIPENIQEEVNSCGFHNAIQAIHDQQTKHLPNLHQYIQKSMQLCLKNTSICMSFDQFRTRLEKLGCKQISHFKLDIFMKPKKSHEVEVLSGAVAAVHDIADTTHIIDIGDGKGYLSSMLALHYKIPVLGVDASETNTNGAVNRANKLSKVWNGVVTNVHTHKTSIDLYKQITKYVDETIDFKELVSNIFLESSERIGLVGLHTCGDLAANCLKIYNKHNDIKMICNVSCCYNHLTEHLGKERIGFPLSNLIREKKFILNRGARMIAAQSIERILHLKERPSKTIFYRAIFEILIQQSPSDVKKTQVGRFRKESSNFVDYARKAAGRINLPLEQSDTDISALYSKFEHRQDEMDLFYLLRAMLAPVVESVVLLDRLLFLYENGHTESYLVQFFDPVVSPRCYGIVSIKI
- the LOC136416079 gene encoding protein LTO1 homolog, whose product is MQIDEPRKTQIMPNNLSAKVKEVDINEVFEDILFSEEKVIEDAYQHGYQIGTSEDSIEGYHLGYHRGAEFGSELGYYEALAQYYIENAENLRIPSKILKPLNALKEGCDEFPHTNSEETDLFEAIEKLRVLYKKIAAQLKIKSDFKKEGIQF